The Candidatus Paceibacterota bacterium genome includes the window GCGTCCGCATTTCCTTCGATAAGGTACGCGTGATGAAGGTGTTCACCTTTCAGTATCTGCTCGAGTTCGTTCATGTGCTCTCTATCATACCAAAAAAAGAAAAAGGCGGCGCATCATGTGTGATGCTGCCGCCTTGTTGGTGTCGCCGAAGGATTATTTGTAGCCGCGCTCCGCTGCCAGATAGGCGGCGTGACTGGGCCAGACGTTGCCGTGTGAGTCAACAAAATAATTCGACATCTGTTCTCTCCCCCCGGGCTTTTGGAGCCGGTATCCCTTTGGTCTCCCTATCGGACCAAACTATACTATGTATACTATACACTATTTATATAATTTGTCAAGCGTCCCTAACTCTTTGCAATGATGCTCTTTTTGTAGGTATCGAGGTGGTTGAGAGCAATTCCGGTTCCTTTCACCACACAGTACGCTGCTTCTTTCGCGAGATATGCCTTTACTCCAGTGCGGCGGAAGACCAACTCGGGTAAGTTGCGCAACTGAGACGAGCCGCCGGTCATGATGATCGCCTGGTCAATAATATCCGCCGAGAGCTCTGGCGGGGTGTCTTGTAGTACATTGCGGATCGCACCAACCATCTCACGAAGCTCTCGTGTGATTGCCTTCACGATCTCGTTCGTGCGGACATCGGCCGAACGCGGGAGTCCGGTGAGGTAGTCGCGACCCTTGATCACCATAGTGAGCTCTTCTTCTAGCGGAACCGCCGAGCCAATGTTGATCTTGATATCTTCTGCAGTCTTGTCGCCAATGGCAAGATTGTATACCTTCTTAATATAGTCAGTGATAGCGGCATCAATGCGGTTGCCGGCGCACTTCACTGACGTTGACGCAACAATGCCACCAAGCGAGATCACGGCGACATCAATGGTGCCACCGCCAATATCAACGATCATATGTCCGCGCGCTTCTTGGATCGGAATACCGGCACCGATTGCGGCGAGGATCGGCTCTTTCACGACATACGCACTCTTCGCACCGGCGTTTGTTGCCGCTTCAATGACCGCGCGACGCTCAGTAGAAGTAACTCCTGCCGGCACCGAGATCATCACCTCGGGACGAAAGAAATTCCACGGACCGAGCGCTTTTTTCATGTAGTAGCGAAGCATTGCCTCAACGACCTTGTAGTCAGCAATAACACCGTCGCGCATCGGACGGTACGCGATAATACTCTCCGGTGTGCGACCAATCATCTCTTTCGCGTCGTTTCCAACCGCGAGGATCTTGTTCTCTTGTTCTGAGACGGCGACCACCGACGGCTCATTCAAAACCACCCCCTTACCAGGAACAAACACCAGTGTATAGGTGGTACCAAGGTCAATGCCGAGTTTTGGTG containing:
- a CDS encoding rod shape-determining protein, with translation MSFFTPKLGIDLGTTYTLVFVPGKGVVLNEPSVVAVSEQENKILAVGNDAKEMIGRTPESIIAYRPMRDGVIADYKVVEAMLRYYMKKALGPWNFFRPEVMISVPAGVTSTERRAVIEAATNAGAKSAYVVKEPILAAIGAGIPIQEARGHMIVDIGGGTIDVAVISLGGIVASTSVKCAGNRIDAAITDYIKKVYNLAIGDKTAEDIKINIGSAVPLEEELTMVIKGRDYLTGLPRSADVRTNEIVKAITRELREMVGAIRNVLQDTPPELSADIIDQAIIMTGGSSQLRNLPELVFRRTGVKAYLAKEAAYCVVKGTGIALNHLDTYKKSIIAKS